One Desulfobacterales bacterium genomic region harbors:
- the creD gene encoding cell envelope integrity protein CreD has product MFVNILYDNSEYFRLFLYKIINYIHFLPKELNINGTLYPEIRYRSIYETVLYNAKLTIEGSFSYPDSNELSILQENILWHNASISLGISDMKGIKESIAAKINEQEIFMNPGINPTDVMASGVSCKIMLPVNSKDISFKFEINLNGSEEINFIPVGKTTNISINSTWNSPSFTGEFLPVKRNIDEKGFTAEWKILHLNRNYPQQWVESSYQIYTSAFGVKLFIVADIYQKSMRTVKYAIMFILFTFTGFFFSEIINKKRLHPIQYLLIGFTIIIFYTLLISISEHINFNIAYLMSSASIILLITGYSKGILGSKYLSLTVFGMLTVLYGYLYIVLQLEDYALLMGSIGLFVVLSLIMYVTRNIDWYSLNFKE; this is encoded by the coding sequence CTGTTTGTAAACATTTTATATGATAATTCTGAATATTTTAGACTATTTTTATACAAAATTATAAACTATATACATTTTTTACCGAAAGAACTTAATATTAATGGAACACTTTATCCTGAAATACGATATAGAAGCATTTATGAAACTGTTTTATACAACGCAAAATTAACTATAGAAGGAAGTTTTTCTTATCCTGATTCTAATGAACTCAGTATTTTACAAGAAAATATACTTTGGCATAATGCTTCTATTTCGCTTGGAATAAGCGATATGAAAGGCATTAAAGAAAGCATAGCTGCAAAAATAAATGAGCAGGAAATTTTCATGAACCCTGGTATTAATCCAACGGACGTTATGGCCTCTGGAGTGAGCTGTAAAATTATGCTTCCTGTCAATAGCAAGGACATTTCATTTAAATTTGAAATAAATTTAAATGGAAGTGAAGAAATAAATTTTATTCCTGTTGGAAAAACAACAAATATTTCAATTAATTCAACATGGAATAGCCCAAGCTTTACCGGAGAATTTTTACCAGTTAAAAGAAATATTGATGAAAAAGGATTTACTGCCGAATGGAAAATTTTACATTTAAATAGAAATTATCCTCAGCAATGGGTGGAAAGCTCTTATCAAATTTATACTTCAGCCTTTGGTGTTAAACTCTTTATTGTTGCAGATATTTATCAAAAATCTATGCGTACAGTTAAATACGCTATAATGTTTATTCTATTTACGTTTACAGGTTTTTTCTTTTCTGAAATAATAAATAAAAAAAGACTTCATCCTATTCAATATTTATTAATCGGCTTTACAATAATCATATTTTATACGTTGCTGATATCTATATCAGAGCATATAAATTTTAATATAGCATATTTAATGTCAAGCGCATCAATAATACTGCTCATTACTGGCTACTCAAAAGGAATTTTGGGTAGTAAATATTTATCTTTAACGGTTTTTGGTATGTTAACGGTGTTATACGGCTATTTGTATATTGTGCTTCAATTAGAAGATTATGCGTTGTTAATGGGAAGCATTGGATTATTTGTTGTTCTTAGCTTAATCATGTATGTAACCAGAAATATTGATTGGTATTCTTTAAATTTTAAGGAATAA
- a CDS encoding YhcH/YjgK/YiaL family protein, with amino-acid sequence MIFDKLDNFKTYICIHPYFEDVFHFIRNNDLTQMTIGMHVINEKSFYASVSEYETKKKSEAFIECHRKYIDIQLILKGHEKIGICNKADCIEYEYNEKQDLQKLEGEVDFISLKSGVFAIFFPHDGHMPQVRHNDIEEVVKKVVFKIPVLKHL; translated from the coding sequence TTTAAAACTTATATTTGCATTCATCCATATTTTGAAGATGTTTTTCATTTTATAAGAAACAATGATTTAACTCAAATGACTATAGGGATGCACGTTATAAATGAGAAAAGTTTTTATGCTTCAGTAAGCGAGTATGAAACCAAAAAAAAATCAGAAGCATTCATTGAATGCCACAGAAAATATATTGATATTCAGCTTATTTTAAAAGGCCATGAAAAAATTGGAATATGTAATAAAGCTGATTGTATAGAATATGAATATAATGAAAAACAAGATTTGCAAAAATTAGAAGGAGAAGTAGATTTTATTAGCTTAAAATCAGGAGTTTTCGCCATTTTTTTTCCACATGATGGACATATGCCGCAAGTTAGACATAACGATATTGAAGAAGTCGTCAAAAAAGTTGTATTTAAAATTCCTGTTTTAAAACATTTATAG